The proteins below come from a single Lepeophtheirus salmonis chromosome 4, UVic_Lsal_1.4, whole genome shotgun sequence genomic window:
- the LOC121116904 gene encoding LOW QUALITY PROTEIN: carboxylic ester hydrolase-like (The sequence of the model RefSeq protein was modified relative to this genomic sequence to represent the inferred CDS: deleted 1 base in 1 codon): MSCLSSKNKITLSLCIGKLEGRARETSNKKVEFISFTKIPYGIPPLGDRRFLRPERFGSWEGTRDASSPCPKPVQFIPNYGGISSVIGEEDCLYLNVYTPDLPVTENQKKFPVIVWIYGGNYLWGDASERFYFPKYLIESGSVVIVTLNYRLGPLGFLTLGNETVPGNMGLWDQRLAMEWIRTHIGNFGGDADEITLMGHDAGSVCITNHMVSKSSAGLFHKAICMSGTFVSEKFSFDVSDLASLNSIKEEFAKECGINNQSDLSDEDLLVKLQSVSLSQLIEASNKVRQKLSSSSFLINPWAPVMDSKFTDKSFFSESQLETIKTGEFNKMPILMGTSRHSGIALISEAIGSEDNKDRLRRDWTVLGGELILNRPENILRPQEDLQFVNTLKKFYFDQEEFTEDGGFDQLINAVGDAVFLGANDYFIKAVHGGSAQPIYLYNFDHMYSNISGGDVFSLSTIQLILKLFLSKIGIKMFNDKRLGISHWDELFCIFSGNDSFLLKHSITNQVDQKVANIFTSFIINFASSGNPTSSSGINEILGDLEWEFTKKENDKKFLSVSSSPEMQEFDSEQINFLKDAFKKRYS, from the exons atGAGCTGCCTCTCATCCAAGAATAAAATCACTCTAAGTCTCTGCATTGGGAAACTGGAGGGTCGAGCAAGGGAAACATCCAATAAAAAAGTGGAATTCATATCTTTTACTAAGATTCCATATGGGATTCCACCCCTGG GAGATCGAAGATTTTTACGACCAGAGAGATTCGGAAGTTGGGAAGGAACAAGAGATGCATCAAGTCCTTGTCCAAAGCCTGTTCAATTCATACCTAATTACGGAGGAATATCCTCCGTGATTGGGGAAGAGGATTGTCtgtatttaaatgtatacaCACCGGATCTTCCAGTgactgaaaatcaaaaaaaa tttcctgTCATTGTTTGGATCTATGGGGGTAATTACCTTTGGGGAGATGCTTCAGAAAGATTTTACTTTCCCAAATATCTTATTGAAAGTGGTTCTGTGGTCATTGTCACATTAAACTATCGCTTAGGACCCCTTGGATTTCTAACTCTGGGAAATGAGACTGTTCCAGGAAACATG gGACTTTGGGATCAAAGACTAGCAATGGAATGGATACGAACTCATATAGGTAATTTTGGTGGCGATGCAGATGAAATCACTTTGATGGGCCATGATGCAGGCTCAGTCTGTATTACCAATCACATGGTCTCTAAATCCAGCGCTGGATTGTTCCATAAAGCTATTTGTATGAGTGGGACATTTGTATCTGAAAAGTTCTCCTTTGATGTGAGTGATCTTGCATCTTTAAATTCTATCAAGGAAGAGTTTGCTAAAGAGTGTGGTATTAATAATCAGAGTGATCTATCAGATGAGGATCTCTTAGTTAAACTACAAAGTGTTAG TTTGAGTCAGTTGATAGAGGCTTCGAATAAAGTTCGGCAAAAATTatcatcttcttcttttcttattaaTCCCTGGGCTCCTGTTATGGATAGCAAATTCacagataaatcatttttttctgagtCTCAATTGGAGACGATTAAAACGGGAGAGTTTAACAAAATGCCAATTTTGATGGGAACGTCACGACACTCTGGTATAGCTCTCATTTCGGAAGCGATTGGATCTGAAGATAACAAGGATAGATTACGAAGGGATTGGACTGTTCTAGGGGGAGAACTCATTCTTAATCGCCCTGAAAACATTCTACGACCCCAAGAAGACTTACAATTCGTCAATAccttaaagaaattttattttgatcaagaAGAATTTACAGAAGATGGGGGCTTCGATCAGCTCATTAATGCTGTGGGCGATGCTGTTTTTCTTGGag caaatgaTTACTTTATCAAAGCTGTTCATGGTGGATCGGCTCAGCCCATTTATCTCTACAATTTTGATCACATGTACTCAAATATTTCTGGAGGGGATGTCTTTTCTCTTTCAACCATTCAACTTATTCTGAAGCTCTTTCTCTCTAAAATTGGAATTAAG ATGTTCAATGACAAACGTCTAGGCATCAGTCATTGGGATGAGTTATTTTGCATCTTCTCTGGAAACGATTCATTTCTATTGAAACATTCAATCACTAATCAAGTGGATCAAAAGGTGGCGAATATCTTTACTTCATTCATTATCAATTTTGCGTCGTCTGGGAATCCAACGTCGAGTTCGG gGATAAATGAAATCCTTGGTGACTTAGAATGGGAGTttacaaagaaagaaaatgataagAAGTTTCTATCCGTTTCCTCCTCGCCAGAGATGCAAGAGTTTGATTCGGAACAAATCAATTTCCTGAAAGATGCATTTAAAAAGCGATATTCCTGA